One segment of Panicum virgatum strain AP13 chromosome 3K, P.virgatum_v5, whole genome shotgun sequence DNA contains the following:
- the LOC120696801 gene encoding uncharacterized protein LOC120696801 isoform X9, with protein MDFAGMKRRELQALCKRHGLPAGGTNADLVARLDAALSGAAGAEEEDVVGVPERKGCLKRSVGDAGEAKKVTFAVEESRGRRLRSRVVWSPVVAKTRAKRAEAGSTNSAADAGISARAGENVPVRRSRRNSLTAAEAEEVEEAVAVGRKRKPKSQEIAEDVAVSAQPIASCRVTRRSSLSGTTVLLPPAVEKKIGRGKAADVKDKLVTEEQAAEAQGLSAAEPPTVVESKRSRRKGPDVQNSSWLEVFATRTTKSHSVEAVVMPPPVIENKRKRKSGDAQPYVELRPVAEVPRNDAPVTRSLRNRVVQVNNSIVEETHTSQQPESKLLPVAEVPRNDAPVTRSLRNRVVQVNNSIVEETHTNQQPENKTRPTRPATCRNQQVASSMVEEEKEEVAAPSKAPPSKRSRRNNSRASNSNSGSNKLTSAPVEAKDTKIAHPSTHHNAKAEDVEKQPIVNAPVRRSTRKSVVPAMLDNEKGLIENPEAHARRSMRRSIVPVKDIKGAGEEIQNAKGEDAVKQPAVKNPVRRSTRKSVVSAMLEKEKVLIAEENPEAHVRRSTRKSVVPVKDISCVGEDIQNAKSDNVEKQLVVNQPVRHSSRKSILPDTLENESGSLVAETNAKARVRARKSLLPNKCNKEDPDHSKMTRNENFQIGKCEDDKQQKVKEPVRRSRRSVDAVMLEEQNKGLHEGLMSTIPVRRSTHKSVALNVVEKAGRRQSGVGTRRLKARDKLTDHAVAVPVVTAGNELQVDVQNNQDLTVKSPNHNLSDGNETHPGSDKFVSCERVGEEGLKLREHRMSQVGTSSSANDFCDMEDFSGQKFRKQQSTQTPFEKDNTGANYDKPQRVQQASTFLTSKGRSSKRRQTRTTAPEEVMSAEEANDGMVVREETMGAHKASHEYSKESSSRTQEICQVSATSEGFSSGPLLATVTLPDEIYTTQSVHKVIPPSETGGLAKESSEKSKQPQEHSDIQADDSHLSEIRNGELDQSSSIAELLPHSGFVTEDKILIGEDVLPVDFTVGDDEGQSPVSGQGRVAWEANTSESGEKNLADARSTGLHTKSLQHDTGIVAKESESGEDVVPMSFTSEEHGIKYPVSPVAVERSVIGEASGSALQISDSNQEIYCDVIAEGSVGAADLGSCPSSGGKGNPLLKNLHDSILPLMNSAQRCSSDGRRSSFGLEFLLEDCKENCSRNVENIAVEVDGGNKPSTCVTPDFYAGSDCGLEDEDVQHTGFDADKKLDVDQDAAEEEVVVEEKSYGEHIAAKTDLRTKLNGELTGLDMESDCSIAEKDVKLVEDNPDDEVTVQVQPANVQEGDSEKPSQFSATPECKHECGLPDEAVLHSKKNKGCLSSEEQSPFGLQSLFSQQSIEKSVECGALASATVHAENGFDELKYGHVKCSLKKTHVSEPFSQLDTNEDTCTISQNDDCMFISQQDNGIEGLSKASLDEELVPSGFSLDAKHIKEVTNSEEVACKGEGSKELVHSDDIKASSEKTDVNGPDTIENSSFSFATPGYKHDDALSEEAVRTMKKYAGTCSSNPRELLMDLQSLFSKENIEGSDPHHGLAFSSAESPGDESIDVKQQVEVHLGSNPSQLESTDLLDERSKTEVLHQGHKGLCSEDSEEQVASGPFTNDIVEAAAARYIENEPVLLPSEERSNLKDGQLNSKRESPIVMEFSLNFNKDVDVTRSIMDIVDQRTPSGSALPEDCRTDHNPQREFLDVCSVESSLQGSTMFTNKIDSGVAGTIGNPSFSLATPDRGHEGALSEEAVCKMKKYTGTCSADPRHLLMEMQSLLSEGSTEKSDSHDVAFSSSEPESGRNEPTVFHVEKLVYTLVSSEPDMYQGLCQDLSRAEEKESCISISMQLNPELEDDEVEKHSLNCEKDTSQILGITRSVQSKTSLLPKDSHTIYWKEQELPNDLSPLKSGICQSHGQKHIVESNSRLLNCDTEVLHQDHKDERNIHNVDKTIPKVLENDMPEAAPIERMESATLLPSVAGKPEISDELLNTNLSDEGPCQTSWQQCINESSSVQVTSNIEVFNQNHEESNQNNEGQITPIPSIVSEAADTERSEREIGLTPPAGPSALPDEQLNTEVECHGAEHSCCYDEHTLSLFDTESLYSKASSLLKDSRKDPPPGDLSAPRSPEESTVFPNSSVPESVGICQSSRRRGTDELRAKLQSFKVSSTVKGSYIAMSAPRPKQGDNLSQSAITLLRNSENAPAVKVDHPAKPDPDRSVANNSSRQALQPTAEDQGITDR; from the exons ATGGATTTCGCGGGGATGAAGCGGCGGGAGCTGCAGGCGCTCTGCAAGCGGCAcggcctccccgccggcggcacCAACGCCGACCTCGTCGcccgcctcgacgccgcgcTCTCG GGGGCCGCTGGTGCGGAAGAGGAGGATGTGGTCGGAGTACCAGAGAGGAAGGGGTGTCTGAAGCGCTCGGTCGGAGATGCTGGCGAGGCGAAAAAGGTGACTTTTGCGGTGGAGGAATCGAGGGGGAGGAGGCTGAGGTCTCGGGTCGTCTGGTCGCCCGTCGTTGCCAAGACAAGGGCGAAGCGTGCTGAAGCTGGTAGTACTAATTCTGCTGCTGATGCTGGAATTTCTGCAAGGGCAGGTGAAAATGTTCCAgtgaggcggtccaggaggaaTTCTTTGACTGCTGCCGAGGCCGAGGAAGTAGAAGAAGCCGTTGCTGTTGGCAGGAAACGAAAGCCGAAGAGCCAGGAGATTGCTGAGGACGTTGCTGTCAGTGCTCAGCCTATAGCTTCTTGCAGAGTCACGAGGAGGTCGAGCTTGTCAGGAACCACGGTTCTATTGCCTCCTGCTGTTGAGAAGAAGATAGGGAGGGGGAAGGCAGCAGATGTTAAGGATAAACTTGTTACTGAGGAGCAGGCTGCTGAGGCTCAAGGTTTGTCTGCAGCGGAGCCACCTACAGTTGTGGAGAGTAAGAGGAGCAGGAGGAAGGGACCTGATGTGCAGAATTCATCATGGTTGGAAGTATTCGCCACCAGGACCACAAAATCCCACTCAGTAGAAGCTGTTGTGATGCCGCCCCCAGTGATTGAGaacaagaggaagaggaagtcaGGAGATGCACAACCATATGTAGAGCTGCGTCCAGTTGCAGAGGTGCCTAGAAATGATGCTCCTGTCACCAGGTCTTTGAGGAACAGGGTTGTCCAGGTTAACAACAGTATTGTGGAGGAAACTCACACCAGCCAGCAGCCAGAAAGCAAGTTGCTTCCAGTTGCAGAGGTGCCTAGAAATGATGCTCCTGTCACCAGGTCTTTGAGGAACAGGGTTGTCCAGGTTAACAACAGTATTGTGGAGGAAACTCACACTAACCAGCAGCCAGAAAATAAGACGCGGCCTACTAGACCAGCTACGTGCAGGAATCAACAGGTTGCATCTTCTATGgtggaagaagagaaagaagaagTTGCTGCTCCTAGTAAGGCCCCTCCATCGAAGCGATCAAGGAGAAACAATTCCAGGGCCAGTAATTCAAATTCAGGAAGCAACAAATTGACTAGTGCTCCAGTGGAGGCCAAAGACACAAAAATAGCTCACCCATCGACACACCATAATGCTAAGGCTGAAGATGTGGAGAAGCAACCAATAGTCAATGCACCTGTTAGGCGATCAACACGTAAATCTGTTGTCCCAGCTATGCTTGATAATGAGAAGGGTCTAATTGAGAACCCTGAAGCACATGCTAGGAGATCAATGCGGAGATCTATTGTGCCGGTAAAGGATATCAAAGGTGCTGGTGAAGAGATTCAGAATGCTAAGGGTGAAGATGCTGTGAAGCAGCCAGCAGTTAAAAACCCTGTTAGGCGATCAACACGTAAATCAGTTGTCTCAGCCATGCTTGAGAAAGAGAAGGTTCTCATTGCAGAAGAGAACCCAGAAGCACACGTTAGGAGATCAACGCGGAAATCCGTTGTTCCAGTTAAAGATATTAGCTGTGTTGGTGAAGACATTCAAAATGCTAAGAGTGACAATGTGGAGAAGCAATTAGTTGTGAATCAACCTGTCAGGCATTCATCACGTAAATCTATTCTGCCAGATACACTTGAGAACGAGAGTGGATCTCTAGTTGCAGAAACGAATGCTAAGGCACGTGTTAGGGCACGGAAGTCTCTTCTTCCTAATAAGTGTAACAAGGAGGACCCAGATCACAGTAAAATGACCAGAAACGAGAACTTTCAAATTGGTAAATGTGAAGATGACAAACAACAAAAAGTAAAGGAACCTGTTAGGCGATCAAGGAGATCTGTTGATGCAGTGATGCTTGAGGAACAAAATAAGGGTCTTCATGAGGGACTAATGTCAACAATTCCTGTGAGGAGATCAACACATAAATCTGTTGCTCTCAATGTAGTTGAAAAGGCTGGAAGGAGACAGTCAGGAGTTGGAACAAGGAGGCTGAAAGCAAGAGATAAACTTACAGACCATGCTGTGGCTGTGCCTGTGGTTACTGCTGGAAACGAATTGCAGGTTGATGTGCAGAACAATCAAGACCTGACAGTCAAATCTCCAAATCATAATTTATCTGATGGTAATGAGACACATCCTGGTTCGGACAAGTTTGTGTCATGTGAGAGAGTTGGTGAAGAGGGCTTGAAATTGAGAGAGCACAGAATGTCTCAAGTGGGAACATCATCTTCAGCCAATGATTTCTGTGATATGGAAGATTTTAGTGGACAGAAATTCAGGAAGCAACAGAGCACGCAGACCCCATTTGAAAAAGATAACACAGGAGCTAACTATGATAAGCCACAGAGAGTACAGCAGGCATCAACTTTCTTAACTTCAAAGGGAAGGTCTTCAAAGAGGAGGCAGACAAGGACAACTGCtccagaagaagttatgtccgCCGAGGAGGCAAATGATGGCATGGTTGTCAGGGAAGAAACAATGGGCGCACATAAAGCGTCTCATGAATATAGTAAGGAGTCTAGTAGCAGAACTCAAGAAATTTGTCAGGTTAGTGCCACAAGCGAAGGGTTCTCTTCAGGTCCATTGCTTGCCACAGTAACACTCCCTGATGAGATTTACACAACACAGAGTGTGCATAAGGTGATACCTCCATCAGAAACTGGTGGACTTGCAAAGGAAAGTTCAGAGAAGAGTAAACAACCTCAAGAACACTCTGACATTCAAGCTGATGATAGCCATTTATCTGAAATAAGAAATGGGGAATTGGATCAATCATCGAGCATCGCGGAACTACTCCCACACAGTGGTTTTGTCACAGAGGACAAAATATTAATTGGTGAAG ATGTTTTGCCTGTTGACTTCACTGTTGGAGATGATGAAGGGCAAAGCCCTGTATCTGGGCAAGGGAGAGTTGCCTGGGAAGCAAATACAAGTGAGTCTGGAGAAAAGAACCTAGCTGATGCCAGGTCCACTGGTCTCCACACCAAAAGTCTGCAACATGATACTGGCATAGTAGCTAAAGAGTCTGAGTCTGGTGAAG ATGTTGTGCCAATGAGTTTCACTAGTGAAGAGCATGGAATAAAATATCCAGTAAGCCCTGTTGCTGTGGAAAGGAGTGTTATTGGTGAAG CTTCGGGATCTGCCTTACAAATATCAGACAGTAATCAAGAAATATACTGTGATGTGATTGCTGAAGGAAGCGTTGGAGCTGCTGATCTGGGGAGCTGTCCCAGCAGTGGTGGAAAAGGGAACCCCCTTTTGAAAAATCTGCATGACAGTATTCTTCCATTAATGAATTCTGCTCAGAGatgttcatcagatggaagACGTTCGTCATTTGGTCTTGAGTTTCTGTTAGAAGACTGCAAAGAAAACTGTTCCAGAAATGTCGAAAATATTGCTGTAGAAGTTGATGGTGGAAACAAACCTAGCACCTGTGTAACTCCTGATTTCTATGCGGGATCAGATTGTGGTCTGGAAGATGAGGATGTGCAACATACTGGATTTGATGCTGATAAGAAACTTGATGTGGATCAGGATGCCGCAGAAGAAG AAGTAGTTGTTGAGGAAAAAAGTTATGGTGAACACATTGCTGCCAAAACTGACCTAAGAACAAAGTTAAATGGTGAACTTACTGGTCTTGATATGGAATCAGATTGTAGCATTGCTGAAAAGGACGTGAAGCTTGTTGAAGATAATCCTGATGATGAAGTTACAGTTCAGGTCCAGCCGGCTAATGTACAAGAAG GTGATTCTGAGAAGCCTTCACAATTTTCAGCAACACCAGAGTGTAAACATGAATGTGGTTTGCCCGACGAAGCAGTATTGCAttcaaagaagaacaagggaTGTTTATCAAGTGAAGAACAATCACCATTTGGCCTACAATCCCTGTTCTCGCAGCAAAGTATAGAAAAATCTGTGGAGTGTGGAGCCCTTGCTTCTGCAACAGTTCATGCAGAAAATGGATTTGATGAATTAAAATATGGCCATGTGAAGTGTTCACTAAAAAAGACTCATGTGTCAGAACCTTTTTCACAACTTGATACTAATGAAGACACCTGTACCATTTCCCAAAATGATGATTGTATGTTCATATCCCAACAAGATAATGGAATAGAAG GATTATCAAAGGCAAGTCTTGATGAAGAATTGGTTCCATCAGGCTTTTCGTTGGACGCAAAGCACATAAAAGA GGTCACTAATTCTGAGGAAGTAGCCTGTAAGGGTGAAGGAAGTAAGGAACTTGTCCATTCTGATGACATTAAAGCTTCATCTGAAAAAACAGATGTCAATGGGCCAG ATACTATTGAAAATTCTTCATTTAGTTTTGCAACTCCTGGTTATAAACATGATGATGCTTTGTCTGAGGAAGCAGTGCGCACAATGAAGAAATATGCTGGAACATGCTCATCAAATCCCAGAGAATTACTTATGGACCTGCAGTCCCTGTTCTCAAAGGAAAACATTGAAGGATCTGATCCGCATCATGGACTTGCATTCTCAAGTGCTGAAAGTCCAGGAGATGAATCAATTGATGTGAAACAACAGGTTGAGGTACATCTTGGTTCTAATCCATCTCAGTTAGAATCAACTGATCTCTTGGATGAACGTTCCAAGACTGAAGTGCTGCATCAGGGTCATAAAGGTCTATGCAGTGAGGATAGTGAAGAGCAAGTTGCTTCTGGACCCTTCACAAATGATAttgtggaggctgctgctgccagaTACATAGAAAATGAACCTGTGCTGCTCCCGTCCGAAGAAAGATCAAATTTGAAAGATGGGCAGCTTAACTCCAAGCGGGAAAGCCCAATAGTTATGGAATTTAGCCTGAACTTTAATAAAGATGTAGATGTTACTAGGTCTATTATGGATATTGTTGATCAAAGAACTCCATCTGGTTCGGCTTTACCAGAAGATTGTCGTACAGATCATAACCCACAACGAGAGTTTTTAGATGTCTGCTCAGTGGAATCTTCTCTTCAAGGGTCGACAATGTTTACTAATAAAATTGATTCTGGTGTAGCAG GTACTATTGGGAACCCTTCATTTAGTTTAGCAACTCCTGATCGTGGACATGAAGGTGCTTTGTCTGAGGAAGCAGTGTGCAAAATGAAAAAATATACTGGGACATGCTCGGCAGATCCCAGACATTTACTCATGGAGATGCAGTCTCTTTTGTCAGAGGGAAGCACTGAAAAATCCGATTCGCATGATGTTGCATTTTCAAGTTCCGAACCCGAAAGCGGAAGAAATGAACCTACTGTTTTCCATGTTGAGAAACTGGTTTACACACTTGTTTCTTCAGAACCTGATATGTACCAAGGCCTTTGTCAAGATCTCAGCAGAGCTGAAGAAAAAGAGAGCTGCATATCTATTTCCATGCAACTAAATCCTGAGCTGGAGGACGATGAAGTGGAGAAACACAGCTTAAACTGTGAGAAAGACACCAGCCAGATTCTTGGTATAACTAGATCTGTGCAGAGCAAAACATCCCTTTTACCCAAGGACAGTCATACCATTTATTGGAAGGAACAGGAGCTACCAAATGACTTATCCCCACTTAAATCTG GAATTTGTCAATCTCACGGCCAGAAGCACATAGTTGAAAGTAACTCCAGGCTATTGAATTGTGATACTGAAGTGCTCCATCAAGATCATAAAGACGAAAGAAACATACATAATGTAGACAAAACCATCCCAAAAGTTCTTGAAAATGACATGCCTGAAGCAGCCCCAATTGAACGAATGGAAAGTGCAACACTGCTGCCCTCAGTTGCTGGAAAGCCAGAAATTTCTGATGAGCTGCTTAACACCAACCTGAGTGATGAAG GACCTTGTCAGACTAGTTGGCAGCAGTGTATAAATGAAAGCAGCAGTGTGCAGGTGACTTCTAATATTGAAGTGTTCAATCAAAATCATGAGGAAAGCAACCAAAATAATGAAGGCCAAATTACTCCTATTCCAAGTATTGTCTCTGAAGCTGCAGATACTGAAAGATCAGAAAGGGAAATAGGTCTGACCCCTCCTGCAGGACCGTCAGCATTGCCGGATGAGCAGCTTAACACGGAGGTGGAGTGCCACGGAGCTGAACACAGCTGTTGCTATGATGAGCACACTTTGAGCTTATTTGATACTGAATCGCTGTACAGCAAAGCATCCAGTTTGCTTAAAGACAGTCGCAAGGATCCTCCTCCAGGTGATCTATCTGCTCCAAGATCTCCTGAGGAATCTACAGTTTTTCCAAACTCCTCTGTTCCGGAATCAGTAG GAATCTGTCAAAGCAGCAGGCGAAGAGGTACAGACGAACTCCGTGCCAAGCTGCAGAGTTTCAAAGTTTCCAGCACTGTAAAAGGAAGCTACATTGCTATGAGTGCCCCTCGCCCGAAGCAGGGTGACAACCTGAGCCAATCTGCAATCACGTTGCTCCGGAACAGCGAGAACGCACCTGCTGTTAAAGTAGACCATCCTGCTAAGCCGGACCCTGATCGCTCGGTCGCAAACAACTCGTCAAGACAAGCGCTGCAGCCCACAGCGGAAGACCAAGGGATCACTGATAGGTAG